The following are from one region of the Silene latifolia isolate original U9 population chromosome 9, ASM4854445v1, whole genome shotgun sequence genome:
- the LOC141601149 gene encoding uncharacterized protein LOC141601149 translates to MVWDTLCFPKHRVIGLLAVQNRLPTIDNLCKRGLVLVNRCALCESSLETISHLFFRCSYSAMVWQAIAFWLHILPEVRLSQLLHWYKTRNRGRSQLKRQRRCALMCALYLLWQERNKRIFKGASTPPVSLIKKIKFLVLLSPS, encoded by the coding sequence ATGGTTTGGGATACACTCTGTTTTCCCAAGCACCGTGTTATTGGGCTTTTGGCTGTCCAAAACAGGCTTCCTACGATAGATAATCTGTGCAAGCGGGGTTTGGTGTTGGTGAATAGGTGTGCTCTCTGTGAATCCAGCCTTGAAACCATCTCCCACCTCTTCTTTCGTTGTTCTTATTCTGCTATGGTCTGGCAAGCCATAGCGTTTTGGCTGCATATTCTTCCTGAAGTTCGTCTCTCACAGCTCCTTCATTGGTATAAGACTCGTAATCGAGGGCGTAGTCAGTTGAAAAGGCAACGTCGTTGTGCTTTGATGTGTGCTTTGTACCTTCTGTGGCAAGAGCGGAACAAGCGCATTTTCAAGGGAGCTTCGACTCCGCCAGTTTCTCTTATTAAGAAGATTAAGTTTCTTGTTCTTCTTAGTCCTTCTTGA